One genomic region from Nitrospinota bacterium encodes:
- the lepB gene encoding signal peptidase I — MGNKAIDSASDSGFQTKQKSVFREYVEAILIALLLALFIRTFILQAFKIPSGSMEPTLLIGDHILVSKFSYGLHIPNEIPFVNVKLFSDIVLFSEVPERGDIIVFKFPKDESRDFIKRVIGLPGDKLQVKQQKVFINDKPYEDLHAYHREIPGTDPLMPRDDFGPVLVPDGHLFVMGDNRENSQDSRYWGFLDLKKVKGKALVIYWSWNALDDWVRADRFGKILE; from the coding sequence ATGGGAAATAAGGCGATCGACTCGGCTTCAGATTCCGGGTTTCAGACAAAACAGAAAAGTGTATTCAGAGAATATGTCGAGGCCATTTTAATTGCCCTCTTGCTGGCTCTGTTCATTCGCACCTTTATCTTGCAGGCGTTTAAAATTCCTTCCGGCTCCATGGAACCCACCCTGTTAATCGGGGATCATATTCTGGTTTCTAAATTTTCTTATGGCTTGCATATCCCCAACGAGATTCCCTTCGTCAATGTGAAACTTTTCTCGGATATTGTTTTATTTTCCGAGGTGCCGGAACGAGGCGACATCATTGTTTTTAAATTTCCCAAGGATGAAAGCCGGGATTTCATCAAACGGGTGATCGGTTTACCCGGCGATAAGCTTCAGGTCAAGCAACAAAAAGTGTTTATCAACGACAAGCCATATGAAGACCTGCATGCCTATCACCGAGAAATTCCTGGAACCGACCCGTTAATGCCCAGAGACGATTTTGGTCCCGTGCTGGTTCCAGACGGCCACTTGTTTGTGATGGGAGACAATCGCGAAAACAGTCAGGACAGCCGCTATTGGGGATTTTTGGATTTAAAAAAAGTGAAGGGCAAGGCTCTGGTGATCTATTGGTCCTGGAATGCCCTGGACGATTGGGTGCGTGCCGATCGGTTTGGCAAGATTTTAGAATAG